The sequence TGTTAACATCACTGGCAAGTGAGACAGCAGTAGCACCGCCAAGTTGTAGACGCTCTTCATTAGCTCCTAAGTCAGACAGACTGTTAAAGAAAACAAGTCCCCTAAAGCTGGGAATGTTAGAAAATTTACGCAGCAATTCTCCGCGTTCACGCTTAGCAACAGTAATATAATAATGAGAAATGGTGTCTAGCGCTTGTTTTGATAAGTCAATATCAAGGGTATCATCAGCCAAAAATGATTTATCAATGCTATTTGTTGCACTCATATAAATCATCTGATGGTCACGAGGAACGCGTTTTACAATATTTTCAACAAAGTGAATTTGAGATTTACTTAGTAGTTCATCAAATTCATCTAGAACAATTGTATTAACGTTCATCATCTTAATCTTTTTGAGTTTCACAAGTTCAAAGACACGCCCAGGTGTGCCGATGATAATTTCTGGTCCTTTTTTTAAACGTTCAATTTGTCGTTTTTGACTGGAACCTGACAGAAAAAGCTGAGCTGTTAAATTAAGAGGATGAGCCCATTCCTTGGTAACTTCAAAAATCTGTCCAGCCAACTCGGTATTAGGAGCTAGAATGAGCAGTTGTTGAGCTTTTTTAGGTGTGAGAGTGAGTAAACTAGGCCAAAGATAGGCTAAAGTCTTACCACTACCAGTGGGGCTGATACCAAGAAGACTCTCACCATTTTTAATAGGGTCAAAAGCAGCTTCTTGAATGGCTGTAAATGTTGAAAAATGTTTTTGGCTGAGTTTATCTTGCCAAACGCTTGGAAATTGTGTTTTCATTTTTTGTCTGCCTCAAATACAATGCCAGCACTTTGGCGCATCTGATAGAGAATTTGACTAGCCGTTTTAGCATCCTCTAACCAAGTCTGGTAAATGATCTCATTTTTATTGTTCATCATTTCAGCAAAGTGCTTTGCTTCTTCCAACATGAGATGTTCAATGTCAGGGAGGGCTAATTTTTCGCGGCTGCTATCATGTTTTTGGAAAATAGCAGAGCTGATTCCTTGAATGTGGTTGAGCTGAAGGATTCCTTCTGTTGTGTAAATTTCAGCGTATTCTAAGGTATTGTAATTCTTTCCTGTTCGAATGGAGACATGGAAATTGGGATAAATCAGATTGCCATTGCCGTTCAAATCAATGGTGTTTTCTAATTGTGTCGCTGTGTAGTTGACACTTTTTGGCTTTCCAAAAAGCTTAATAGCAGCGTAAATAGGATAAATTCCCAAATCAACTAAAGCTCCTCCTGAAAATTTATCTGAAAAAACATTAGGCAATCTCCCTGCTAGTAAATCCTTCATTTTTGAAGAATACTTTGCATAGGAAAAGTCAGCCCCGATAACTGTTTTGTGGGATAGGAATTCCTTAATAAGAAGGAGAGATTCTTCATGATAATTACGAGCAGCTTCAAAAAAGAACAGTTGTTTTTCTTCTGCCAAGTGGATAATGCTGTTTAACTCCTCTGGAGTTGAGAAAGCCGGCTTTTCAACAATAATATGCTTTCCAGCTTCTAATGCTAATTTGGCGTGTTCAAAATGAAGGGCATTTGGACTGGCGATATAAAGAACATCAAAAGCATTGTTAAAAAAATCATCTAGCATATCATAACAGGCAATATTCTGATAACGTACAGAAAAAGCTTCTGCCGTTTCTAATTTTCGTGAATAAACTGTTGTTAATTGATAGTGCTGGCTGAGCTGAGCTGCTTCAATGAACTGATGCGAAATGGATCCTGTTCCAATAATACCAAGTTTGAACATAGGTCGCCTCCGAATCTTTAGATTTTTATTCCATTATATCATGATTTGGTGTAAAATAGATAGGAATACAGTTTTTAACAATAAGAAAGGAGATTTAAAGATAAAGAGCTTTAAAGTAAGTCAAGATGACTTAAAGTCTGTCAACTACCTAGACAATTAAGATTTCTGACAAGATCTATTTTGACTGTATCTTTATCCATATATCTTAATAATGCGAAAAAAACCGATTATCATTGGTGTAACAGGCGGTTCTGGTGGTGGAAAAACCAGTGTTTCACGGGCTATTTTAGCTAATTTTCCTAATGCTAAAATTGCTATGATTGAACACGATTCTTATTATAAGGATCAGAGTCATCTGACTTTTGAAGAGCGTGTGACGACTAATTATGATCACCCTTTGGCTTTTGAAACAGACTTACTGATTGATCATTTAAAAGAGTTAATTGCTGGCCGTCCGGTAGATATTCCCATTTATGATTACACACAGCATACACGCAGTGAAAAGAGTTATCGTCAAGAGCCTCAAGATGTTTTTATCGTTGAGGGCATTCTTGTCTTAGAAG comes from Streptococcus troglodytae and encodes:
- a CDS encoding Gfo/Idh/MocA family protein, which encodes MFKLGIIGTGSISHQFIEAAQLSQHYQLTTVYSRKLETAEAFSVRYQNIACYDMLDDFFNNAFDVLYIASPNALHFEHAKLALEAGKHIIVEKPAFSTPEELNSIIHLAEEKQLFFFEAARNYHEESLLLIKEFLSHKTVIGADFSYAKYSSKMKDLLAGRLPNVFSDKFSGGALVDLGIYPIYAAIKLFGKPKSVNYTATQLENTIDLNGNGNLIYPNFHVSIRTGKNYNTLEYAEIYTTEGILQLNHIQGISSAIFQKHDSSREKLALPDIEHLMLEEAKHFAEMMNNKNEIIYQTWLEDAKTASQILYQMRQSAGIVFEADKK
- the udk gene encoding uridine kinase → MRKKPIIIGVTGGSGGGKTSVSRAILANFPNAKIAMIEHDSYYKDQSHLTFEERVTTNYDHPLAFETDLLIDHLKELIAGRPVDIPIYDYTQHTRSEKSYRQEPQDVFIVEGILVLEDQRLRDLMDIKLFVDTDDDIRIIRRIKRDMQERGRSLDSIIEQYTRVVKPMYHQFIEPTKRYADIVIPEGVSNLVAIDLINTKVASILNKTH